One Fusobacterium ulcerans DNA segment encodes these proteins:
- a CDS encoding uracil-DNA glycosylase — MVNLNNDWDEILKDEFEKEYYQKLRKFLITEYKSETIYPKMENIFSALKLTSYKDCKVLILGQDPYHGPNQAHGLAFSVNIGIKTPPSLQNMYKELRDELGLYVPNNGYLVPWAEQGILLLNTALTVRAGAANSHSKVGWEIFTDSIIKYLNDREDPVIFVLWGGNARKKKAFINTDRHYILEAAHPSPLSAHNGFFGCGHFKKINEILSSLGKKEINWQIENV, encoded by the coding sequence ATGGTAAACTTGAATAATGATTGGGATGAAATACTAAAAGATGAGTTTGAAAAAGAATACTACCAAAAATTGAGAAAATTTCTAATAACAGAATATAAATCTGAAACTATTTATCCAAAGATGGAAAATATATTTTCAGCGTTGAAACTTACAAGCTATAAAGATTGTAAAGTACTAATTTTGGGACAAGATCCTTATCATGGTCCTAATCAGGCACATGGTTTAGCGTTTTCTGTGAACATAGGAATAAAAACTCCTCCATCACTGCAAAATATGTATAAAGAACTAAGAGATGAATTGGGACTGTATGTGCCAAACAATGGATATTTAGTGCCATGGGCAGAACAAGGAATACTTCTTTTAAATACTGCTCTTACAGTGAGAGCAGGAGCAGCAAATTCTCATTCAAAAGTTGGTTGGGAAATATTTACAGATAGTATAATCAAATACTTAAATGATAGAGAAGATCCAGTTATATTTGTTCTATGGGGTGGAAATGCAAGAAAGAAAAAAGCTTTCATAAATACTGATAGACATTATATACTTGAAGCAGCACATCCAAGTCCTCTATCAGCTCATAATGGATTTTTTGGGTGTGGACATTTTAAAAAGATAAATGAAATATTGAGTAGTTTAGGTAAGAAAGAAATCAACTGGCAGATTGAAAACGTATAA